One window of the Vigna radiata var. radiata cultivar VC1973A chromosome 1, Vradiata_ver6, whole genome shotgun sequence genome contains the following:
- the LOC106757169 gene encoding secoisolariciresinol dehydrogenase-like has protein sequence MQCRLEGKVALITGGARGIGECMARLFCKHGAKVVIADIQDQLGKAVQADIGTESASYIHCDVSKEKDVENAVNMAVSKYGKLDIMVNNAATIDDAKPIILDNDVAEFERVVRVNLIGPFLGTKHAARVMIPARKGSIISIGSVSSSVGGIATHAYTSSKHGIVGLTKNAAAELGKFSIRVNCLSPYFISNVISKEFFKLDDEGFSKVYSNLKGVTLTEEDVAEAALYLASDESKYVSGHNLAVDGGFTTINPIFGLFSQSSL, from the coding sequence ATGCAATGCAGACTAGAAGGAAAAGTAGCTTTGATCACTGGTGGGGCAAGGGGCATTGGTGAGTGCATGGCAAGGCTGTTTTGCAAACATGGGGCAAAGGTTGTGATTGCAGACATTCAAGATCAGCTAGGTAAAGCAGTTCAAGCTGACATTGGAACTGAATCTGCATCTTACATACACTGTGATGTGTCCAAAGAAAAGGATGTTGAAAATGCAGTGAACATGGCTGTGTCCAAGTATGGAAAGCTAGACATAATGGTGAACAATGCTGCAACGATAGATGATGCTAAACCTATCATTCTTGACAACGATGTGGCTGAGTTCGAACGTGTTGTAAGAGTGAATCTGATAGGTCCCTTCTTGGGAACAAAGCATGCAGCTAGAGTAATGATCCCAGCGAGAAAGGGAAGCATAATAAGTATAGGAAGTGTGAGTTCAAGTGTTGGAGGGATTGCAACACACGCATACACAAGCTCCAAACATGGCATTGTAGGACTGACAAAGAATGCAGCTGCTGAACTTGGAAAATTTAGCATCAGAGTNAACTGTTTGTCACCCTACTTCATCAGTAATGTAATTTCAAAAGAGTTCTTCAAACTTGATGATGAAGGTTTCTCAAAAGTTTATTCAAATCTTAAAGGGGTTACCTTGACAGAAGAAGATGTAGCAGAAGCTGCACTCTATTTGGCAAGTGATGAGTCTAAGTACGTCAGTGGACATAATCTTGCAGTTGATGGTGGCTTTACAACTATTAATCCAATTTTCGGTCTGTTTTCGCAATCGTCTCTGtaa